The following coding sequences lie in one Canis lupus familiaris isolate Mischka breed German Shepherd chromosome 34, alternate assembly UU_Cfam_GSD_1.0, whole genome shotgun sequence genomic window:
- the SAMD7 gene encoding sterile alpha motif domain-containing protein 7 — protein sequence MAMNPLLTPSGQQRMPLVPSPYEPPTVDRDLLPSTIAPTDPRQFYAPSQFGPSVLPNANMPNMLSNRVYSGWGILPPESIKAMARRNEMIQRQHTARMEMEMHAIYQQRRIEKVNPKGLAGLGIPFLYGSSIPPGPATYHGRSMLPAGDLHFHRSTLRNLQGNPTLVATGPHFLESWGQKCRRLRRSTGNQKVLDNDIESSKSQGEEKLLAQTHVMPYEEDEYAKEPETEALNNQKSSETNEKPTTALANPCGELEPTHRKPWGAHGAPLEAKASWDGVREKPSEQGFAACGEKNDVCPPVPRPALPGAHPLVTIGENLSLDEDIQKWTVNDVHNFISGLPGCSDYAQVFKDHAIDGETLPLLTEEHLRSTLGLKLGPALKIQSQVSQHVESMLYKKSLSLPTHTKQAFDQPADTSPLLDFNSWGDNTLDIPCSHDTTIPKGIERDSVRN from the exons ATGGCCATGAACCCTTTACTGACACCATCAGGGCAGCAGAGAATGCCACTGGTTCCCTCACCATATGAACCTCCAACGGTGGATAG agacTTATTGCCTTCTACCATAGCTCCTACTGACCCAAGACAGTTTTATGCTCCTTCTCAATTTGGACCTTCTGTTCTACCAAATGCAAACATGCCGAACATGCTGTCCAATCGTGTCTACTCAG gttgggGCATTTTACCACCTGAATCCATAAAGGCAATGGCCAGAAGGAATGAAATGATTCAAAGGCAGCATACTGCCAG GATGGAAATGGAAATGCATGCCATTTACCAACAAAGGAGAATAGAAAAAGTGAATCCCAAGGGACTAGCAGGCCTAGGGATACCATTCCTCTATGGCTCCAGTATCCCACCTGGCCCAGCTACCTACCATGGTAGGAGCATGCTCCCTGCTGGTGACCTGCATTTCCACAGAAGCACCCTGAGAAATCTTCAGGGAAACCCCACTTTAGTGGCGACTGGTCCACATTTTCTCGAGAGCTGGGGTCAGAAATGTCGTCGTCTTAGGAGAAGTACAGGGAATCAGAAAGTTCTAGACAATGATATTGAGAGCTCCAAAAGTCAAGGAGAAGAAAAACTCTTAGCTCAGACTCATGTGATGCCCTATGAAGAGGATGAATATGCAAAGGAACCAGAGACCGAAGCTCTCAACAACCAGAAGTCAAGTGAAACCAATGAAAAGCCAACTACAGCTCTGGCcaatccctgtggggagcttgagcCCACCCACAGAAAGCCTTGGGGAGCTCATGGTGCTCCTCTAGAAGCAAAGGCCTCCTGGGATGGTGTGAGAGAGAAGCCTTCAGAGCAGGGCTTTGCAGCCTGTGGGGAAAAGAATGATGTTTGCCCTCCAGTTCCTCGACCAGCTCTGCCAG gagCACACCCACTGGTTACAATTGGGGAAAATCTGTCTTTGGATGAAGATATTCAGAAATGGACTGTGAATGACGTGCACAACTTCATCAGTGGCCTTCCAGGTTGTTCAGACTATGCTCAG GTATTTAAAGATCATGCAATTGATGGAGAAACCTTGCCATTACTCACAGAGGAGCATCTTCGAAGCACTCTGGGATTAAAGCTAGGGCCAGCACTAAAGATCCAATCGCAG GTATCCCAGCACGTGGAGAGTATGTTGTACAAGAAAAGTCTTTCACTCCCTACCCATACAAAACAAGCATTTGATCAACCGGCAGATACATCCCCTCTTTTGGATTTTAATTCCTGGGGAGATAATACATTGGACATTCCTTGTTCCCATGATACAACAATTCCTAAAGGAATCGAACGAGATAGCGTGAGAAATTAA